Genomic window (Ureibacillus composti):
TATTATCAGTACAATTATTGGTGCTCTTATCGGATTATTTATTGGGGTGATGCACACAATTCCACTTCGAAAGAAATCTATTAAATCAGTCATTTTAAAATTAGTTAATGTCATATTAACAGTTTATGTAGAAATCTTCCGTGGTACACCAATGATTGTACAAGCAATGGTCGTATTTTATGGATTAGCTGCTTATGGCTTTGAAATGGATCGATTTGTTGCGGCAATTGTCGTTGTAGGATTGAATACAGGTGCCTATATGGCTGAATATGTTCGTGGTGGTATTGTTTCCATTGACAAAGGCCAATATGAAGCTGCAGAAGCGATTGGTATGGGACATTTCCAAACAATGATTCATGTGATTTTGCCTCAAGTTTTCCGAAATATTTTACCAGCTACAGGCAATCAACTAATTATGAATATTAAAGATTCTGCTGTGTTAAGTGTAATCAGTGTTACGGAGTTATTCTTTACGACAAAATCTATTGCAGGCGCAAACTTCCGATTTGCTGAATCATATATCATTACGTGTATAATTTATTTAATCATGACAGTTGTAGCTAGCCAAATTTTGCGTTATATCGAGAAAAAAATGGATGGCCAAAATGCCTACCAAGTTGAACAAATTAGAAAAAAATAGATTTAAGTCGCGTAAGGAGTTATAAAGATGGAAAAAGTAATTGAAATTAAACATCTAAATAAATCATTTGGTCAGCACGAAGTATTGCGCGATGTAAATTTCACTGTAAACAAAGGTGAAGTTGTCTGTCTAATCGGATCATCGGGCTCCGGAAAATCAACACTGCTTCGTTGTATTAACCTTCTTGAAACACCGAGTGGTGGGGAAATTATTTATAATGGTGAAAATATTTTAGATGAAAAACATAATATTAAAGAATATCGTACTCATTTAGGGATGGTATTCCAGCAATTTAATTTATTCGATAATCATAATGTATTAAGTAATTGTATGGTGGGGCAACAAAAAGTATTGAAACGTTCAAAAGATGAAGCAAAAGCGAATGCTTTAAAATACTTATCAGTTGTTGGCATGGACCAATATGTTAATGCAAAACCTCGTCAATTATCTGGTGGTCAAAAGCAACGTGTTGCCATTGCTCGTGCATTAGCAATGGATCCCGATGTAATGCTTTTTGATGAACCAACATCTGCTCTGGATCCTGAAATGGTAGGAGAAGTATTAAAAGTAATGCGCCAACTAGCAGATGAGGGGAATACAATGTTAATTGTAACCCATGAGATGGAGTTTGCTCGTGAAGTATCTGACCGAGTTGTGTTTATGGATAAAGGGGTAATTGTGGAGGAAGGACCACCTGAACAGGTACTTGTCAATCCGGTTAATGAAAGAACAAAAGAATTCTTAAAACGAACATTAAAATAATAAAAATGAAAACAGCAATCGTATATGACTTATACGATTGCTGTTTTAGCTTCTAGAATTCCATTCAGCATATAGAATGAAGACAATCGCAAATACGAATGCGATAATAAAAAACCACATTGGTAAACTACCAAAGGATAATGACATTTACAAAATCACCTCTATAAATTCATTGTATCATTTGCATGATAACCCTTCAATAAAAGGAAGATAGAGATCGTGGTGAACGAATTAGGTATTTTTATTAACACAGACATCTTAAAATGGTATAGAATATAAGAGAACAATGCAATTATTAAAGTGAGGTTAAAGTTATGTTAAATTTGAAGTGGAAAGAGGCACCAACAATCCGCACTGTAAAATGTGTTAATACAAATGCTTCAAAATATTTAGTATCGAATGTATTAACGGTTGGAAAAGAATATGAAGTGAAAAATGAAACAGAAGAGTTTCTATTTGTAGTTGATAATACTGGCAATGTTGGCGGTTACTATAAAGATTATTTTGAAGAACTTTAATATTGAAAAAGCACGATTAGCGAAGACAGTATCTTCTACTAATCGTGCTTTTATTTTTGATCAATTTCCAGTAGTTTCGATTCTAACGCATTTTGTTGCTCATTGCTTGTAGCCTGTACTCGTAGCGTTTCTTCAATTGATTCAATTAATTGAAGTTGAGTTTGTTTAAAGACATCAATCTCTGCGTGTGAAATGGTTTTGCGATTCTGATTCGAATCATTTGCGGTTGACTCTAACATTTTTGCATTTTTACGAATCATTTCATCTGAAGCATTCATTAAGCGTTCCTGCATCATATTGGCCCTACGTTGATTATTTAAATTAATGAGTATTGAAATTTGAGATTGCCATAATGGAATCGTTGTCATAATGGATGATTGAATTTTTTCAATTAACATTTGATTTGTTTGCTGCATGAGTCGAATTTGTGGAGCTGATTGAACAGCTATTTCTCTCGAGATTTGCAATTCATAAATTTTTCGGTCAAGCCATTCAATTGACATAAGTAAATCTGATAGTTTTTGCTTCGCCATCGGATCGTCTTTTGATTGCTCGACTTTATTAAGTAATTTTGTGTAGTCATTTTTTTTCAAATCCATCAACTTTAACTCGCCAGCTGCAATAAAAACGGAAATATGATGAAAATAATCTTCGTTTAACCGAAATAGTTCGTCTAACATGTTCATATCTAAGAATAGCCCTTTTTGGGCGTGTTGAAGTTGTATACTTAATCGATCAATTTGTTTACTTAAGCGGTTATATTGTGACATGGTTTCTTGGATAGATGATTTTCTTCGACTAAATAGTTTAGAAAAGAAACCTTTACTGTTCTCAATAAGATCGTCTGGGTTAATTTTTTCTAATTGTTCCATCAACTTATGAAGTACTTCTCTTATTGGGGAAGTATCATTTCGTTGAACTTGTACAAGCAAATTATGGCTAAAAGTTTTTAAAGCTTCTTGAACCTCTGAACCAAAATTCAAGACATAGTCATATCGAGAAACATCAATTTTACTAGCTAAATGCAAAGCTTTAGATTGATCTTCTGAAGAGAGAGACGAAAACAATCCTGGTAAATGTCCTTTACTAGAATCCGATTGAGTCATCGAAAAATCAGAAAAAGAGCTCATGATATTTGTAATTGCATTACCAGAGCTCTTTGATTCTGTCATCTTTCTTCACCTCTTAGTTCAAGTTGTTTTCGTCTCTTTTCATTTTCTAATTTTACGAAATCCAATTCAATTTTTAAATTTTCTATATCTGATTCAAGTGCTGACTTTAGATCATCTTCCATTGTTACATGTAAATCCTTTAATGTTTTACGTGTATCTTCAAGTGCTAGATGGACTTCAGTATCCTTAATTTGCTGTTGAGACAACATTGTATATGTCTCTGTTAAATGTACAGCAGAAGGTAAGTGTGCATAGAAGAAGTCTTCTACGTTGTAAAATTTCTGTGGGTTTGATTGTACAATGTTTACAATACGTCGAGATAATTTTGTCATTTCATTTAGTAATTTAAATGAACGAATTGATCGAACACGAACATACTGTTGTGTTAAAGAATTGATATGTGATTTAGCTTGCTTTATTTGACTTTCAATATGTTTAAATTCTGAGCGGGAAAGTTTCAGCTCTTTTGCTCTTTTGGATTTCTGGATTATTTTTATGGCGCTATTACTCACAATATAGGTTAATATTGTAAGAATTGGCACGACCACAGCACCTAGGTCAAAATTAACTATTGTCAATATATATATAGAAAAACTGAACAAAAAGTTAAGTGCATGTCTGATAAAAAAATTCGTTGCACCAAGCATAATCGTACCTCCTCTAGTTCTATAGTTGTAATACGTATAAGTTGAAGAAAAAGTTTCAAAAACAAAGTTCTTTCTATTTAAAACTTATTATGATTGTACAACTTATTTCAATGTTTTTGTATTGGAAAGTAAAGTAACATTTTAACAACTATACTAGATTAGATTGAAATATTGTGTAACCTTTAATATCTTCAAAAATCTCCTTTTGATAAGTACAAGTTTGTTGAGACTCTACATATCCTTTTTGAAGAAAATGCAGAAATTCTCGAATGGAACTATTTTTACCTTCTACTTCGATTTCAACGTATTGTTTATTCGGAACCGAACAAAATCCCTTTAAGCCTAATTGTAACGCTTTTTGATGTATGGATTGTGTTAGTTGAAATGTAAGTTCGATTTTCATCTTTATTAAGATATGTACCCTTTGTGCCATCGGACTTCCTCCAATAAGTGATCAATAATGAGCGTAATGTAACGGTATAAAAAGTACCGTTCACATCATTATAATAGAGTTTGGATAATTAGACATTTACTAAACGTTTGATAAAATAAGAATAAGGGAAGGGATGATCAATTATGTTTAAAATAATCTATATGGTAGCAGATTTTGAACCATGGTGGTTATTTGATGGATGGGAGTCATCAATTATTTCCACAGAAGAATATCAATCCGAAGAAGAACTACATAACGCGTTAGAAGCTAAACTTAACGATTTTCGTAAAAAGTATCAACATGAGGCAAGTAAAGAAAAGCGGTTTTTCGCATTTTGGAATGATGATGAAGTTGAATTTTGTGAAGCGTGTGATGAGGATTCACAAATTTACCATGGTATAATCGTTGAGACATTGTAGAATAATACGAATAGTAACAAAAAATAAATTAAACATACTTTCAATTTACAGAAATCAAAGAATTTTTGTGAAAAAGATTGAATAATTTATTTGACATTGAGTAAAATAATGGTATACTAAATTTAACAATAAAATTGTTTTACCGGGTACAAATGATTCACATATTACAAAGAGTGATCGGTGTAATGTCGGTACTCTTCGTAATATGTGAATTTTTTATTTGGGTAAAAAATTCCATATTGTTACACTTTATTTTTTGGAGGTTTTTTCAAATGAAACAAGGTACAGTAAAATGGTTTAACTCAGAAAAAGGTTTTGGATTCATCGAAGTTGAAGGTGAAAACGACGTATTCGTACACTTCTCAGCTATCCAAGGTGAAGGTTTCAAAACTCTTGACGAAGGTCAAAAAGTGGAATTCGAAGTTGTAGAAGGCAACCGCGGACCACAAGCTGCTAACGTAACTAAACTTTAATTCATAAGAATTAAAATTAAATTCGTTAATTCTAGACATCCCAATTTTGGGGTGTCTATTTCTTTTTGACTCAGTCAATATAGTATGTACCTTCATTCATTTTTTATAATTGATATTTATAATATTCTGTTATTTTTTTCATTTATTTAACAGATGGATGTTAGCGAATTTTACAAACCTCTGCCACAAACACTTCTTAATGATCTCCTTTATGTAGCATCAAAAGATTCCCATAGAAATTGCTCCATATTTAATTGAAGTGCAGTTGAAATTAGTCATGAAATCAAATACCTGAAGAAATGCATTTCACTTTCATCATAAAATGAAAAGAATCACCATCATAAAAAAATGATGATGATTCCTAATTGGTATTACCAAAGGACATGATTTGCTAAGCAGGTAGGAAAGTGGGGCTATTGCTGAGATATTTTTTCTAATGTTGATGTGACAATGTAATCTTCTTCTTGATCAATTTGCATAATGGATTCACGTTTTATTTCACCATAGTCTTTTACAAAATACTTTCTGTTGATGAAATTATCTCCCTTTTCTTCAATAACGAACACATGTTCGAAATTCTTGTATGGCGTTTTTAGTGTTTCATCAACTTTTACAATTTTCCATTTGCCAAACTGAGTTCCAACTTCAATAGGTCCAGCTAAATAGGTTTCAATGGCTTGCATATCCTCCAATGCAGAGACCTCCGGATAAGGAATTTCACCTGACGTACCTTCTATTACTTCTTCAAGAATTATTTCAATCTTATCGTCTAAGATTCGAAAAACACGGAGTAATGTTACGCCACCATTATCTTCAATATGGGCAACATATTTTTCAGATAGCCAAACTGTTTTCACATTTAATGTAGCGAATTCATTTCCTTCTCCAAGAAAGTATGCCACTGATTGATTTGGTTTAAAAAATGATGAAAAGTCAATTGTATTATTTGTAGATTCGTCATTTGATTGATCTGTAGAGTCTTCGCTTGCCTCGTGGTCTGTTTCATCAGAAACTGTTGGAGTAGGGGAGTGTTCCTCTTGAACTTGTACTTTAACTTTATCATCATCGTTACAGCCAGTAAGAATCATTAACAAAATTAAGGAAAATGCTATTGCACTTCTCATTTGAATGCCTCCTTTAACTTACTATATCTTATTCTTTACCAGTACTCCTAAGTTATTCTTGTATATTAAAAATTTTCTAATTTCGAATAATAGTTAATCATATTTATATTATGTAAACTAATGATAGAATTTGTTGCGTTTTTTAGTGAAGAACTTGTCCTATAAAAATTATCCATAAAAAAGAGAGTGCTCTCCTATTTGAACACTCTCTAATTCGCTAGAATCTTATTTAATTCCTTGAGCTTCTTTCCATTCTAAGAACTCATCATATGTTAATTGTTTATCTAAAATTGTACCGTCTTCTTGAATTTCAATTACACGGTTAGCAATTGTTTGGATGAACTGATGGTCATGAGAAGTGAATAGCATTGCGCCTTTGAAACGAATTAATCCTTCGTTAAGTGCTTGGATAGATTCTAAGTCCAAGTGGTTCGTTGGTTCATCTAATAATAATACATTTGAATTAGCAAGCATCATTTTAGATAACATACAACGTACTTTTTCTCCTCCTGATAAAACAGAAGGGGATTTTTTCACTTCTTCACCAGAGAATAGCATACGACCTAAGAAACCACGTAAGAAGCTTTCTGTTTCATCTTCAGGTGAATATTGGCGTAACCATTCAACTAATGTTTTTTCACTGCCAGTAAAGTATTTATCATGATCATTTTCGAAGTAGCTTTGAGATGTTGTTACACCCCATTTAAATGTACCGCTATCTGCTTGTCGTTGTTCCATTAAGATATCCATTAAAGCAGTTTTTGCAAGTGGGCTACCAAGTAAAATGATTTTATCTTCTTTGTTCATCATGAAGCGAACATCTTTAAGTAGTACTTCGCCATCTTGAGTAGCGGATAAACCTTCAACAGTTAATACATCGTTTCCAATTTCACGGCCAATTTGGAAGTTAATGAAAGGATATTTACGGCTAGATGGTTTGATGTCTTCTAGTTCGATTTTATCTAACATTTTTTTACGTGAAGTGGCTTGACTCGATTTAGAAGCGTTTGCAGAGAAACGAGCAACGAATGCTTGTAATTCTTTAATTTTTTCTTCTTTTTTCTTATTTTGGTCTTGAGCCATTTTAAGTGCTAATTGACTAGACTCATACCAGAAATCATAGTTACCAACATAAATTTGGATTTTCGAAAAATCTAAATCCGCAATATGTGTACAAACTTTGTTTAAGAAGTGACGGTCATGGGATACTACGATGACTGTATTTTCAAAGTTGATTAAAAATTCCTCTAACCATTTAATTGCTTTTAAATCTAAGTGGTTGGTAGGCTCATCGAGTAATAGAACATCTGGTTTACCAAATAAAGCTTGAGCAAGTAATACTTTGACTTTATCTGAACCTTCTAAGTCCGCCATTTGCATGTAATGAAGCTCGTCGCCAATACCTAAACCATTAAGTAATGTTGCCGCTTCAGAATCTGCTTCCCATCCGTTTAAGTCTGCAAATTCACCTTCTAATTCGGCAGCACGCATGCCGTCTTCATCAGAAAAATCCTCTTTTGCATAAATTGCGTCTTTTTCAGCTTTTACTTCCCAAAGACGTTTATTACCCATTACAACAGTATCAAGTACATTGAATTCATCGTATTCAAAGTGATTTTGTTTTAAAACAGATAATCGTTCGTCTTTACCCATTGATACATGACCTTCTTGAGGTTCAATATCACCAGATAAAATTTTTAAAAATGTTGATTTCCCAGCACCGTTTGCTCCGATTAGACCATAACAGTTACCAGGTGTGAATTTAATATTTACGTCTTCAAATAGTTTACGATCGCCATAGCGAAGACCTACACCACTAACTTGAATCATGTAAGTACCTCCTAAAATTTTTTTCATTCTATTTTATACTGCAGATATACATAGCAAAAATTGCTACTTTTTCTTTTGTACACAATGTTTCTATTATAGCATGTCAGTTGTTGTAAGGAAACTAACTTTCATTATGAGTGTTAAAACGAATCGATTCGACAGCTATTGTCTAATTGTGTAAATTTTCAAAATTTTCCGGGAAATTAAACGAGGAATCTTAATTATTTTCCAACATGTTATTGAAATGATTTTAGGAGAAAAAAATCACTGCATTACATTGGTAAAACTATAACGAAGGTAGGAAATCATCGAAATATAGATGAAACAATAATGCAGATAGCAACTTCATATGAAAAGTAATATTTTAATCTTATTTTAGTGTGAAGTGATGATTATAGAATGCCTCTCTCGTTTGTAACTAAATTATAGTATAATTATTAGTAGAAAAAGTTGAGAGGGATAGTAGATGTTGCGACAAGCTCAAAAAATTTTAAAAGATTATTTTGGTTATGATTCATTTCGAAAAGGCCAACAAGAAGTAATTCAGAATGTATTAAATGGTCAAGATACATTATGTGTAATGCCAACTGGTGGTGGGAAGTCACTATGTTATCAAGTACCTGCATTAGCATTGGATGGAACAACAATTGTCATTTCTCCATTAATCTCTTTAATGAAAGATCAAGTGGATCTATTGCGTGCCAATGGGATTCAAGCAGCCTTTATTAATAGTTCATTGACTTCTTCAGAAATTGATAAAACGATGATGAATGTTAGAAATGGTGAAGTTAAACTTCTTTATATTGCACCAGAGCGGCTTGAAATGGATTCCTTTTGTATGGCACTTTCACAACTCAATGTACCGTTAATAGCAATAGATGAAGCCCATTGTATTTCTCAATGGGGACATGATTTTAGACCAAGTTATCGAGCGATTTCAAAGGTATTAAAATTATGGAACACTAAGCCGACGATTATTGCGCTTACTGCTACAGCAACACCTACTGTCAGTGAAGACATTTGTCAGGTTTTACATATAGAATCAGAGGATACTTTTATTACAGGATTTGCGCGGGATAACTTAACATTTAAAGTATTGGTCGGTGAGAATAGAGAAAAGTTCATAAAAAACTATCTCGAGAATAATAAGAATGAGTCAGGGATCATTTATGCTGCAACCCGAAAAGCAGTGGACAGTCTTTATGAGTTGTTATTGAAATTCGGTATATCGGTAGCGAAATACCATGCGGGGATGTCTGAGGCTGAACGAAATGATGAACAAAATCGTTTTCTTGCAGACCAAGCCCAACTCATGATTGCAACAAATGCTTTCGGAATGGGTATAAACAAAACAAATGTTCGCTACGTGATCCATTATCAAATGCCACGTAATATGGAAAGTTATTATCAGGAAGCTGGAAGGGCTGGTCGTGATGGACTTCCAAGTGAATGTATCCTACTTTACTCACCTTCAGATGAACAAACTCAACGCTTTTTAATTGATCAATCCCGAGACCCCTCTAGAATTCCACTAGAACTAGAAAAATTACAACGTATGGTTGACTATTGCCATACTGAAATGTGTTTACAGTTGTATATCCTTCAATATTTTGGTGAAGAAGTGGAAGTAACTTGTGAACGATGCGGCAACTGTTGTGATGAGCGTCCAAGTGTTGAAGTAACAGAAGATGCGCAACGAGTGTTATCGTGTGTTGTTCGAATGGGCCAAAAATTTGGGAAAACGATTACTTCACAAGTGTTAGCTGGCTCAAAAAATAAAAAAGTAGAAGGATTTAGACACCTTTCAACCTTTGGTATTTTAAAGAAAATGAGTGCAAAAGAAATCGCGAATTTTATTGAATTCTTAATTGCGGAACGTATTTTGCTCGTTCATCCTGGTCAATTCCCGACAATTTATGTTTCGGAGGATGGGAAGGATGTACTGTTAGGTAAAAGAAAGGTATCACGGCGAGTTCAAACTGTAAAAGCGGTGGTGAAGCAAGATGATCCGTTATTCGAAAAGTTAAGAGGCTTGCGTAGGGAAATCGCTGAGCGTGAAGGTGTACCACCTTTTGTTGTCTTTTCAGATAAAACATTACGTGATATGTGTGAGAAACAACCAATAGACGAAGTAGGCTTCTTAGAAGTCAGTGGTGTCGGACAAAATAAACTAGAGAAGTATGGGGAATTATTTATTTCTTCTATTCGTGAATTTGTGAATGCGTAACTGCCTAAAGGTGATGATATTATCGTTTAAGGAAGAAAGTCTTTGTAAAAAGAAATTAAACGCTAATTTGTTTTTGTTCATTAAAAGAATTCTAATAAAAGATTCTAATAGAGTGTTTGGTGAGTGCGGGCTAAGCACACAAGCCGCAAAGCCACGTTAAAAACGTGTCTTTTCGACTTGTCTTTGTGCTTTGTGTAGGCCCGCCCACATATAATTTTTTCTTCTAATCTTTCTTGCTACTTTACGCAGCTTACAGTGGTAGGCTGCGCTTTCTTATATGGGCTAACAACTTCTATCTTTGTAAGGCATACATTTAATTTTTTTAATTTTTGAATATATATTTTATAATTTCATTAAAAATGAAAAACGACAAACGTCCTGTTTTCAAGTGGATGTTTGTCGTTTTTATTTTTAGGGAGTTATTTATTATTTTCCCAATGTTGTTGGATGAATTCATCTCGGCCTGAAATTGCGCGGTCTTCTTTATAATGTTCTAACTCTTTTTTATAGTAGTCTTGATGATAATCCTCCGCGATGTAAAAAGTCTCTGCGGGAAGGATTTTTGTAACGATTGGCTTTTTAAAACGACCGCTTTCAGCTAATTGTTGTTTAGAGCTTTCCGATAGTTCTTTTTGCTTTTCATTGTGATAAAAAATTGCCGTTTTATAGGATTCCCCACGATCATGGAATTGTCCACTATCATCCGTAGGGTCGATTTGCATCCAATAAATTTCAAGTAATTGTTCATAAGAGAAAATGTTAGGATCGAACTCGATTTGTACGACTTCTAAATGACCAGTATCTCCTTTTTTTACTTGTTCATATGTAGGGTTAATCACGTGACCACCCATGTATCCTGAAGTTACTTTATGTACGCCATCCCAAGTATCGAATGGTTTTACCATACACCAAAAGCAGCCACCAGCAAATGTTGCTTTTTCCATTTTTTACGCCTCCATATGCTTAAAATAAATAGTATTGTACCATGATGTATGTACGACATCAAATTTATCTTTATTTAGCAGAAGTTCCTCCAAAATTCCAGAAGCTGATCTTAATTAAATCTTTATTCAGGATATATAAGTGGAAGTTAATGTTGTATCCGTGCGAACAGCTGCTAACTGACCCTCGCGTGTGGCTTATATATCATTTAAAATCCAGAAGAATTGACAGAGGTGAAATTCATTTTACCTGAAAGATCATTTCACAAGGATTTATCGTACTTTGTGTAGTATTGGGGATACTACGAACCATTTCTAATTTTTAGACGTCACAATATTCAGTTGAAATAAAAAGGAGTTTTTATATGGAAGAAAATCAACAATTTGAACATCGTCCAACCCGCTATAAAAAGAGAAGACTCCGTAAAGGAAGAGTGTTTTTTCTCCTATTGTTTATTTTCGTAATTGGGATAGGCGTTTATGCAGTAATGCAATACAGAAGTGGGCTAGAGCTTGCAAGTAAAACAAAACATCCGGAAGAATCATTTGTGGCAGACGAACCAACAACAGAAATTGTATCGAATTATTTAATTGTTGGGGTCGATAGTCGTGGTGAGGAACAATCACGTTCTGATACGATGATGCTTTTATCATGGAATAGTGAAACGGATGAAATGAAACTTGTATCTTTTATGAGAGATATTTACGCGGATATCCCAGAGTACCAATCGTATAAATTAAACACAGCTTATTATTTAGGCGGAGTTCAATTGTTAAAAGATACAATCAGTACGATGTTTGATGTGCCGATTCATCATTATGTATTAATAGACTTTAAAAGTTTTGAATCATTAATTGATATTATGGCTCCAAGTGGTATTGAAATGGATGTAGAAAAAGATATGTCCGAACATATTGGTGTGTCCTTAACAAAAGGTGTACAAAACTTAAATGGTAAGGAACTATTAGGATATGCACGTTTCCGACACGATGAAAATGGTGATTTTGGGCGAGTAGAACGTCAACAAAAAGTAATCGATGCATTAAAAAATGAACTAATATCTCCAAGAAATATAAAAAACTTACCAAAGTTAATTGGTGCTGCACAAGGTTATATCACGACAGACCTTTCGACAAGTGATGAAATAAAAACAGTGTTATCTGTTGCGGCAAGTGGGTCTGTAGAAATAGAAAAATTAACGATTCCAGCTAAGGGGACGTATTCTTTTGCAGATTATAGTCATGCTGGTTCTGTCATTGAAATAGACAAACAAACAAATACACAAATTTTACATGAATTTTTGAAATAAATGGAGACTATTATTTTATTAATCAAATTTTACATGATAAAATAAATTATAGTATGATTGGTAGTTAAGTCGAGGTGATTGTTTGGAGAAAGAACGAGGAACAAGTAAGGAAGAGCGTGAACGTTTTGGTTCATTTTTCTTTTCCACTAAATTTATTCGATTTTTAGGTGGGAAAAATCTATTATTTCTATTAATTTCGCTACTTTTATTAGGCTGCGTTATTTTCATTTTTGATAAGATAGACTGGATTTTTCATCCACTACAAGTATTGTTTGAAGTAGTAATTCTTCCAGGTGTACTCGCAGTAATTGCCTATTATTTATTGCGTCCATTACTAAAGATCCTTGTAAGATGGAAAGTTCCTCGGGCATGGGGAATTATCATTCTCTTCATTCTAGTAATCGGTTTACTGACATTGCTAGTATTACTCGTTTTTCCATTTTTAAGAGATCAATTTACAAAGTTAGTTCAAGAATTCCCAATGTACTTTATGGCCTTAGTTGAAAACATTGTTACTTTCCTTAATAGCACTCGATTTAATGAACTATTCGAAAGAGTGAATATCAACTACGATAAAGTATTAAATGATGTAATGAACGATCTTGGTTCAACAGTTAGAGATACTTTTTCCAACTTAGCATCAGGTGTAGCTACAGGGATTACCGGATTAGTTTCAACTGTGACAGGGATTATATTATCTCTTGTGACCGTACCATTCATTCTATTTTATTTATTATACGAGGGTGAAAAGCTCCCAAGATTTATTTTGCGTCTGTTCCCTCCACGTATGCGTAATGAAATAGGGCAAGTCATGAAAGAAATGGATAAACAAGTAAGTTCTTACATACAAGGGCAAATTATGGTGTCGATTTGTATTGGGATTATGATGACAATTGGATTTTTAATTATCGATTTAGATTATGCCTTTTTACTTGGTTTCTTAGCCATGATTACAAGTGTTGTCCCTTATTTAGGACCAGCAATTGCGATTACTCCTGCAGTAGTCATTGCGATTGTTACATCACCGTTCATGCTAATTAAATTAATTATCGTTTGGACAATTGTTCAACTTGTAGAAGGCAAGTTCATTACCCCAAAAATTATGGGGAGATCCTTATCGATTCATCCGATTACCATCATTTTCGCTTTATTAACAGCAGGTTCTTTATTTGGCGTGCCAGGTGTTATTCTTGGAATTCCAGGATACGCATTATTTAAAGTTCTTGTGACACATTTATTTAAGTTCATGAAAAGACGCTACAATAAATTCGAACACGAATCAGAAAATAAATACGAAATTGACTAAAAAAAGGTTGTTCACCCACCCGAGGTGAACAACCTTTTTCTTATATATAAAGTTTAAATTTTAGAAGGTAGAACAGTCTCTAGCTACGCGGGCTAGCTGCTCGGGACACTTCGACTCCTCCTACGATGGCAAAAAGCGCC
Coding sequences:
- a CDS encoding amino acid ABC transporter permease codes for the protein MSLDIILSILEENWPSYLRGAYMTLLIAIISTIIGALIGLFIGVMHTIPLRKKSIKSVILKLVNVILTVYVEIFRGTPMIVQAMVVFYGLAAYGFEMDRFVAAIVVVGLNTGAYMAEYVRGGIVSIDKGQYEAAEAIGMGHFQTMIHVILPQVFRNILPATGNQLIMNIKDSAVLSVISVTELFFTTKSIAGANFRFAESYIITCIIYLIMTVVASQILRYIEKKMDGQNAYQVEQIRKK
- a CDS encoding amino acid ABC transporter ATP-binding protein — its product is MEKVIEIKHLNKSFGQHEVLRDVNFTVNKGEVVCLIGSSGSGKSTLLRCINLLETPSGGEIIYNGENILDEKHNIKEYRTHLGMVFQQFNLFDNHNVLSNCMVGQQKVLKRSKDEAKANALKYLSVVGMDQYVNAKPRQLSGGQKQRVAIARALAMDPDVMLFDEPTSALDPEMVGEVLKVMRQLADEGNTMLIVTHEMEFAREVSDRVVFMDKGVIVEEGPPEQVLVNPVNERTKEFLKRTLK
- a CDS encoding DUF6501 family protein → MLNLKWKEAPTIRTVKCVNTNASKYLVSNVLTVGKEYEVKNETEEFLFVVDNTGNVGGYYKDYFEEL
- a CDS encoding toxic anion resistance protein — translated: MTESKSSGNAITNIMSSFSDFSMTQSDSSKGHLPGLFSSLSSEDQSKALHLASKIDVSRYDYVLNFGSEVQEALKTFSHNLLVQVQRNDTSPIREVLHKLMEQLEKINPDDLIENSKGFFSKLFSRRKSSIQETMSQYNRLSKQIDRLSIQLQHAQKGLFLDMNMLDELFRLNEDYFHHISVFIAAGELKLMDLKKNDYTKLLNKVEQSKDDPMAKQKLSDLLMSIEWLDRKIYELQISREIAVQSAPQIRLMQQTNQMLIEKIQSSIMTTIPLWQSQISILINLNNQRRANMMQERLMNASDEMIRKNAKMLESTANDSNQNRKTISHAEIDVFKQTQLQLIESIEETLRVQATSNEQQNALESKLLEIDQK
- a CDS encoding 5-bromo-4-chloroindolyl phosphate hydrolysis family protein encodes the protein MLGATNFFIRHALNFLFSFSIYILTIVNFDLGAVVVPILTILTYIVSNSAIKIIQKSKRAKELKLSRSEFKHIESQIKQAKSHINSLTQQYVRVRSIRSFKLLNEMTKLSRRIVNIVQSNPQKFYNVEDFFYAHLPSAVHLTETYTMLSQQQIKDTEVHLALEDTRKTLKDLHVTMEDDLKSALESDIENLKIELDFVKLENEKRRKQLELRGEER
- a CDS encoding acylphosphatase, translating into MAQRVHILIKMKIELTFQLTQSIHQKALQLGLKGFCSVPNKQYVEIEVEGKNSSIREFLHFLQKGYVESQQTCTYQKEIFEDIKGYTIFQSNLV
- a CDS encoding DUF1033 family protein, whose amino-acid sequence is MFKIIYMVADFEPWWLFDGWESSIISTEEYQSEEELHNALEAKLNDFRKKYQHEASKEKRFFAFWNDDEVEFCEACDEDSQIYHGIIVETL
- a CDS encoding cold-shock protein; this encodes MKQGTVKWFNSEKGFGFIEVEGENDVFVHFSAIQGEGFKTLDEGQKVEFEVVEGNRGPQAANVTKL